In a single window of the Littorina saxatilis isolate snail1 linkage group LG3, US_GU_Lsax_2.0, whole genome shotgun sequence genome:
- the LOC138962319 gene encoding uncharacterized protein isoform X1, whose product MGADSIIYVSFTSVCVIRASSLFNFSTAATFVAVTAFNCRSGRVSSLKTCLPDLNSLYQLARISMMIATDTGSRKSHVAEDIYDIPEEMYSPEVLLTPTSGPQRVLPRIYQARDASREQGRRPVELLETGDIELLSAQARKETFDDVRNNDKAAAAAAAASASSPSPATTWDGPPAKIMAEAGFCRGLNRTARCVYCTVTIRNWTPTDDPWKRHKCFSPCCKRLLQVWDAGIHPSPQGRRRLRHSCSSLADLKSHRAA is encoded by the exons ATGGGTGCCGATTCAATTATCTATGTGTCCTTTACCTCCGTGTGTGTGATTCGTGCATCATCTCTCTTCAACTTTTCAACGGCAGCAACGTTTGTTGCAGTAACAGCATTCAACTGTCGATCTGGGCGGGTGTCATCTTTGAAGACGTGTCTACCCGATTTAAATTCATTGTACCAGTT AGCACGCATCTCCATGATGATTGCCACAGATACCGGAAGTCGTAAGAGCCATGTGGCCGAAGATATCTACGATATACCAGAAGAGATGTACTCTCCAGAGGTTCTGCTGACTCCAACTTCCGGTCCACAGCGTGTGCTTCCGCGGATTTACCAG GCTCGCGACGCAAGCAGGGAACAAGGAAGGCGCCCTGTTGAACTGCTCGAGACAGGAGACATAGAGCTCTTGAGTGCACAAGCACGCAAGGagacctttgatgacgtcagaaaCAATGACAAAgcggcggcggcggcggcggcggcgTCAGCGTCATCCCCGTCGCCTGCAACAACCTGGGACGGACCGCCTGCCAAAATTATGGCTGAGGCAGGTTTCTGTCGTGGGTTGAACA GAACCGCTCGGTGTGTGTACTGCACGGTGACCATACGGAACTGGACACCCACTGACGATCCGTGGAAACGCCACAAATGCTTCTCTCCTTGCTGCAAGCGACTGCTGCAAGTTTGGGATGCTGGCATCCACCCCAGT